The Coraliomargarita sinensis genomic sequence GTCACCCCGTGATCGAGTACAAGCCGCTGGCCAGGGAAGAGATGCAAGTCGTTACTGCGGCGATTAAGGAGCATCGCCGGCAGGACGACACCTACCAGGACATCATCGACAAGTGTACGGCCCAATGGGAGGCGGATATGAAACGTGAGCGCCTGGCTTCCGGAGCGCCCTCGGACGAGCAACTGGCTGAACTGGTCCGTCAACTCGTCGAGCTCATCCTCGAGCGCGAGCCTTCTGCCGAGGAAGCTGAGAAGTACGGAAAGGCCGCCTCGGTGTTCGCCGCCGGCCTGAGCCGCCGCAGTATGATCAAGAAGATGATGCAAACGATCATGCTCAATACCGACTTTCTCTACCGCAGGGAATTCGGCACAGGAGATGAGGACCGCTACGGTCGGCGCATGCTCTCGCCCTATGATGCCAGTTATGCCATTGCTTACGCGCTGACCGATGCGAGCCCGGACAAGGAACTGGCCAAGGCTGCGCAGGAAGGTCGGCTCAACACCCGTGACGACTACGAGCGCGAGGTTCGACGGATGCTCAAAAAGCGCGACCAATACTACATCATCGACGAGGGAGTGGACAGTTCGGCGACGCCTAACTTCACGAACATGCCGATTCGTGAACTTCGCTTTTTCCGGGACTTTTTCGGCTACGCGAAGATGATGGATATCTTCAAGGACAACAAGCGCTTCGGTGGAAACTACGAGAGCCTCAAGGCCCGTGTCGTCGCTGAGGCGGACCTGCTGGTAGAGCACATTCTTGAGCAGGACCAGAATGTCATCGAGAATCTTCTGACAACGGATGAATTCTACGTGTACCACTCCGGCGACAATCAGGCAATGCAGGCGGGTTCGGATCGGATCGTGAAGATTTACAACTACTTTAAGGACAGGAACTGGCGGGAATTCGAACTCGATGACCTTCGCCGGCATGCTGACTTTATTGAGGCCACGCAGATGCGCGGCATCGATGCCAAGCGACTGAAAAGCGCAGAGGGTCGCTATAATCCGATGCGTGCCTTCATGCAGCAGATGGAGAGCTTCGAGGTCCGTCTGGGCAACGGACAGACAAGCGCCGCGCCGTATCCCTCCTTTCCCTCACACGGATTCAACGGCGCGTATAACCGTTACGGCAGCCGCTTCATGCGGCCCGAAGTTGCGCGTATGTTCAACATCGACATGGCGGACTGGGATTATCCCACCCGGCAACCTGCCAGGATTGAGAACCGCAAGGGTATCCTCACGCACCCGGCCTGGTTGATCTCATTCGCCGCCAACACGGAGACTGATCCCATCCATCGCGGTATCTGGGTGCAGAAAAAATTGTTGGCAGGCACCATTCCCGATGTGCCCATCACTGTAGATGCGGTCATTCCGGAGAACCCGCACAAGACCTTGCGACACCGCCTGGAGGACAAAACAAACAACAGCTACTGCATGCGCTGTCACGACAAGATCAATCCACTGGGCATTCCCTTTGAGGTTTACGATGACTTCGGGCGCTACCGTACCGAGGAGCGCCTCGAATACCCGGAAAACCTGATTAAGGAGGTCAAGAGCAAGGGCGAACCCCACGAGGATCTGCGAGATATCTACAAGACGCTGCCCGTGGATGCCCGCGGCTATCTCAAGGGCACTGGCAACAGCAAGCTGGACGGTGAAGTCGACGACGCCCTGGAACTGATCGAACGCCTTGCCCGGGCCGACCGTGTACGACAATCGATCATCCGCCACGCATTCCGCTACTTTATGGGGCGCAACGAGACGCTCAATGATTCCAAGACCCTGATCGATGCCGATCGGGCCTACCTCGAAAGCAACGGGAGCTTCGACGAGGTGATTGTTTCCCTGTTGACCTCAGATTCGTTCATTTACAGAAAACCGATAGAACCGAAGGACTAGATCATGCATACCCGAAGAAACTTTTTAAAAAAATCGGCCCTCGGCGCCAGCGCATTGGCCTTTGGTTCTTCATTCAGTGAATTACTCGCGGCGACTGTTCAAGACGGTGTCCGGGGAGTGGTGCCCGGCGTTTTGGGCGGGTTGCCACGGCGCTTCATCTTTATTCGTAAGTCCAACGGGATCCGCCCGGACGAGGTGGCACTGCCCAGCTTCAATAGCACGCAGGCCAGGCTCGATAAGCAAAAAGAGCCTTTTGAAGTCGATCTTGACCGGCACGACCTGCCCGAGTGGCTGCAGGCGCTTGCGCCTTACAAAAAAAACCTGGGCATCCTCCAGGGGCTGTCATCGAAAATGAGTGAGAACGGGCACTGGTCGTACTCATCGGTTTTGGGTGCCTTCAAGTCCGGCCGCAACTCCCTGAGCGGGATCAAGCGCGCAACGATTGACTTTGAGCTCGCCAAGCTCTTTCCCTCGCCATTCGGCCATGTCGAGCTGTCGCTCACCGGGAACTACAGTTCCTGGCGGACAGGTATTGTGCCCGGTTACTCGGCACCCGCTCCCCATCAGCGGAATTACTGTTACGCGGACCCCATGACTGCGTACAATGAATTGTTCAAAGCCGTCATCGACCCCGATGCCGTGGGCTCAGGCAACGCCATGCTGCGCTTTCTGCAGAACGATGAGGCGTATAAAAGCCAGGTGCTGGCAGGTTACGAGAAGCAGAAACTGAGCACACACATTGCCGCGCTCGAGGAGTTGCAGGCACGCAACAAGAAGTTGTCCAGGATGTCGGGCAAGATCGAGAATCATATGCCGACGATTGATTCGATACACCGGGACGGGGGGCCCAACGCCAGCACGCCCGAAAAGCAGGAGGCGATGACCGACATCCTTGTCGCCGCGCTCGCGACCGGTCTGACTAATGTCGTGACCTATACGATCGACGAACTATCCACGCCGATCAAGGGACTGCCGGGCAACGAGACCGACCATATCTCAATTCACGAAATTGGGCACAACGGCGGCTACTCCGGTGTGTCTGCGGATCACATCCGTGAGAAAATCCGTTTTGGTCACGTCCATCAGGTCAAGACGATTGCTGACAAGCTCAAGGCGATTCCCGAGGGCAAGGGCACGATGTTCGACAACACCATGATCATGTACTTCCCGGAGAACGGGGAAGGGCACCACAGTAAAGGTACTGAGGCACCTTTCATCGTACTCGGTGGTGATAATTGTGCCGTGGATCTGCTCGGTCGCTACGTCCGCCTACCCTATCATGCGACCGAGGGGCACAAGACCATCGGCAACTGGTACACCACACTGCTGAACGCCCATGGCAATCCGATCGAGCATTACGGCGACTTCGACTTGGATATGTCGCGTAAGAGGTTGCACCAGGCCGGTGCGATCAAGCAGTTCCTGGGGTAGCGCTCAGTTCCCGCGACCCTCGTCGATTAAATGTTTTGCATTGAACCG encodes the following:
- a CDS encoding DUF1588 domain-containing protein gives rise to the protein MFLSVSLLQGELRTFTNGKGDSIRAELVELKSNNLIKIRLEDGREIDAALSAFSQDDAKYIHEWWKQQKAEQQARDEAAATPMASTNPIEPLDAGAAMRVLDKYCISCHGPDKQKSDIRFDLLETIDSVDRQDLYLLVQDVVHFEEMPPSDEPQPDEAERDALLAWLGSMLDGDEAKKLEEKLRRPESGNYVDHGALFSGRHADKPAYTYDRRWLISEYIFDSKFNRILQYNPRREIDGNTYYVQGDSNRRSVNLTNPFLLSNDAGVRYYANETLNGGHLLTMLANAKDAAEAMLDLSERDSDYLPAVNAILKLENQNRNVLESRQEFLALHIERVLKDLYRNRHKRLLPQFVRVEVPEPVANDGSVKKPSLHHAHPGRDELVTIFRSMRRLHQRGMSDAQLIEACEREWFYHGHNERTIQARVTFLINYMDDWKKEIVDKKYSQRHPVIEYKPLAREEMQVVTAAIKEHRRQDDTYQDIIDKCTAQWEADMKRERLASGAPSDEQLAELVRQLVELILEREPSAEEAEKYGKAASVFAAGLSRRSMIKKMMQTIMLNTDFLYRREFGTGDEDRYGRRMLSPYDASYAIAYALTDASPDKELAKAAQEGRLNTRDDYEREVRRMLKKRDQYYIIDEGVDSSATPNFTNMPIRELRFFRDFFGYAKMMDIFKDNKRFGGNYESLKARVVAEADLLVEHILEQDQNVIENLLTTDEFYVYHSGDNQAMQAGSDRIVKIYNYFKDRNWREFELDDLRRHADFIEATQMRGIDAKRLKSAEGRYNPMRAFMQQMESFEVRLGNGQTSAAPYPSFPSHGFNGAYNRYGSRFMRPEVARMFNIDMADWDYPTRQPARIENRKGILTHPAWLISFAANTETDPIHRGIWVQKKLLAGTIPDVPITVDAVIPENPHKTLRHRLEDKTNNSYCMRCHDKINPLGIPFEVYDDFGRYRTEERLEYPENLIKEVKSKGEPHEDLRDIYKTLPVDARGYLKGTGNSKLDGEVDDALELIERLARADRVRQSIIRHAFRYFMGRNETLNDSKTLIDADRAYLESNGSFDEVIVSLLTSDSFIYRKPIEPKD
- a CDS encoding DUF1552 domain-containing protein; the encoded protein is MHTRRNFLKKSALGASALAFGSSFSELLAATVQDGVRGVVPGVLGGLPRRFIFIRKSNGIRPDEVALPSFNSTQARLDKQKEPFEVDLDRHDLPEWLQALAPYKKNLGILQGLSSKMSENGHWSYSSVLGAFKSGRNSLSGIKRATIDFELAKLFPSPFGHVELSLTGNYSSWRTGIVPGYSAPAPHQRNYCYADPMTAYNELFKAVIDPDAVGSGNAMLRFLQNDEAYKSQVLAGYEKQKLSTHIAALEELQARNKKLSRMSGKIENHMPTIDSIHRDGGPNASTPEKQEAMTDILVAALATGLTNVVTYTIDELSTPIKGLPGNETDHISIHEIGHNGGYSGVSADHIREKIRFGHVHQVKTIADKLKAIPEGKGTMFDNTMIMYFPENGEGHHSKGTEAPFIVLGGDNCAVDLLGRYVRLPYHATEGHKTIGNWYTTLLNAHGNPIEHYGDFDLDMSRKRLHQAGAIKQFLG